The Kitasatospora setae KM-6054 genome contains a region encoding:
- a CDS encoding pentapeptide repeat-containing protein, with protein sequence MRAYVDSFLGRAAAASVSRRPWLRITVSPWWARVLIAAGAQAQPAVSPAANPRPLDSDSPGAEAARTSSRIVEGLHVHPGVDLTGADLTGVYLSGANLRGAYLTGANLRGAYLTGANLRGTNLRDTYLASADLRDADLRNADLRDADLRDANLTRADLSGANLRDADLTAADLSGADLTAADLTRANLRAAYLNGANLTRADLSGTDLSGANLTGESRIGQVGGMGPGRPTLLVNVTWSDETQWPDDVGSDMRRRSEPLGDGRYRVLGSGNSDAELGVSPVPVR encoded by the coding sequence GTGAGGGCCTACGTTGACAGCTTCCTGGGCCGTGCCGCCGCCGCGTCGGTCTCCCGCCGTCCGTGGCTGCGTATCACTGTCTCTCCCTGGTGGGCCCGCGTTCTGATCGCGGCCGGCGCGCAGGCGCAGCCGGCGGTCTCCCCGGCCGCGAATCCGCGTCCTCTCGACTCGGACTCCCCCGGCGCTGAGGCGGCCCGCACAAGCTCGCGAATCGTGGAAGGCCTCCATGTACACCCCGGCGTGGACCTGACCGGCGCGGACTTGACCGGCGTGTACCTGAGCGGCGCGAACCTGCGCGGCGCGTACCTGACCGGCGCGAACCTGCGCGGCGCGTACCTGACCGGCGCGAACCTGCGCGGCACGAACCTGCGCGACACCTACCTGGCCAGCGCGGACCTGCGCGATGCGGACCTGCGCAATGCGGACCTGCGCGACGCGGACCTGCGCGACGCGAACCTGACCCGCGCGGACCTGAGCGGCGCGAACCTGCGCGACGCGGACCTGACCGCCGCGGACCTGAGCGGCGCGGACCTGACCGCCGCGGACCTGACCCGCGCGAACCTGCGCGCCGCGTACCTGAATGGTGCGAACCTGACCCGCGCGGACCTCAGCGGCACGGACCTGAGCGGCGCGAACCTGACCGGCGAGAGCCGAATCGGGCAGGTAGGGGGTATGGGTCCTGGTCGTCCCACACTGCTTGTCAATGTCACCTGGTCGGACGAGACACAGTGGCCGGACGACGTTGGATCGGATATGCGCCGACGGTCGGAACCGCTCGGCGACGGGCGCTACCGGGTACTGGGCTCGGGGAACAGCGACGCGGAGCTCGGCGTCTCCCCAGTACCTGTGCGCTGA
- a CDS encoding peptidoglycan-binding domain-containing protein, which produces MNATSALAAAGRNRYVRILLALLAAVLVLTGLAAAVPAPTATAAAKPSSKARADREEVKEIQRRLVAHGYPVTVDGSYGARTLYAVQDFQRDHGLAPTGLVHDFAPTGFDTNTTFFALLAPPAKKSSGAPAKLTNSQAISRLRAAGVDWHSSKDCTDQGKYGCTSFTKMLAPTLDLAIELKKRSGCDVTVTGGTEVGHSTVGARIHGTGYKIDVRPNPCLDKFITNNLFRGEDRSSDPRWLTHDAEYVLEHPQKGAVHWDIKYTL; this is translated from the coding sequence ATGAACGCGACCTCGGCCCTGGCCGCAGCAGGCAGGAACCGCTACGTCCGGATCCTCCTCGCACTGCTCGCCGCGGTGCTGGTCCTCACCGGCCTCGCCGCCGCCGTCCCCGCGCCCACCGCCACCGCCGCGGCCAAGCCGTCCTCGAAGGCGCGGGCGGACCGTGAGGAGGTGAAGGAGATCCAGCGGCGCCTGGTGGCCCACGGCTACCCGGTCACCGTCGACGGCTCCTACGGCGCGCGCACCCTCTACGCCGTCCAGGACTTCCAGCGCGACCACGGCCTCGCCCCGACCGGGCTCGTCCACGACTTCGCCCCGACCGGGTTCGACACCAACACCACCTTCTTCGCCCTGCTCGCCCCGCCCGCGAAGAAGTCCTCCGGCGCGCCGGCGAAGCTCACCAACAGCCAGGCCATCTCCCGGCTGCGCGCCGCCGGCGTCGACTGGCACTCCAGCAAGGACTGCACGGACCAGGGCAAGTACGGCTGCACGAGCTTCACGAAGATGCTCGCCCCCACGCTCGACCTCGCCATCGAGCTGAAGAAGCGCAGCGGCTGCGACGTGACGGTCACCGGCGGCACCGAGGTCGGTCACAGCACCGTGGGCGCCCGCATCCACGGCACCGGCTACAAGATCGACGTGCGGCCCAACCCGTGCCTCGACAAGTTCATCACCAACAACCTGTTCCGCGGCGAGGACCGCAGCAGCGACCCGCGCTGGCTGACCCACGACGCCGAGTACGTCCTGGAGCACCCGCAGAAGGGCGCCGTGCACTGGGACATCAAGTACACCCTGTGA